A window from Sphingobacterium hotanense encodes these proteins:
- a CDS encoding M1 family metallopeptidase, whose protein sequence is MKLKFSITLLFLTVVSLAGFAQRKGYWQQGVDYTMDIDVNEKTFQYDGKMTLKYSNNSGQSLNKVFFHLYFNAFQPGSMMDERLKVIPDPDRRMMQNTGSKEKPQLQSRISTLKPNQIGYQKIKTVKFNGQDATFKEDGTILEVTLPSAIADNSSATFELTWEAQVPEQIRRSGRNSAEGVAFSMTQWYPKMAHFDEFGWHLDEYVGREFVAPFGNFDVTIHINKDYVIGSSGKLQNPSEVKGYVKNAKVKTKNNKASWHYKAENIHDFAWAADPKFVVDSAKSKGGITVYTVFLPTDATIVSNWKTALGMATDFFDFTATKFGAYPWSTYTVVQGGDGGMEYGTATLVTGGRDLKGLVGVIFHEAAHSWYQHLFGINETVDEWFDEGFTSYIEDLAYQELFLRPTARALNPIGAAYNSYYRLALSGKEEPMSLLADYYNTNFAYSTQAYSKGAVLAEQLGYIIGKENLHKTFLAFYDKWKFKHPTPNDFKRTAEEISGINLKWYFNLFLNTTRKIDYGITNISDNALTIRNNSDFAMPIDVLVTYTDGSKELFYIPLREMRGEKPAEESYSIYQGVKRTVLADWFWTKPSYTITLPKKAKEVVIDPTQRLADVKQDDNVYKP, encoded by the coding sequence ATGAAACTTAAATTTTCGATAACCCTTCTATTCTTAACGGTAGTATCGCTTGCTGGATTTGCACAGCGTAAAGGCTACTGGCAACAAGGCGTTGACTATACAATGGATATTGATGTCAATGAAAAGACTTTTCAGTATGATGGAAAGATGACCTTGAAATACAGCAATAACTCCGGTCAGTCGTTAAACAAGGTGTTTTTCCATCTTTATTTTAATGCTTTCCAACCTGGGAGCATGATGGACGAGCGCTTGAAGGTGATCCCCGATCCCGATCGCCGCATGATGCAGAATACCGGCAGCAAAGAAAAACCGCAATTACAGAGCAGAATATCGACTTTAAAACCTAACCAAATCGGTTATCAGAAAATCAAAACCGTGAAGTTCAACGGTCAGGACGCGACCTTCAAAGAAGACGGTACGATCTTGGAAGTAACTTTACCTTCCGCAATTGCGGATAACAGCAGCGCAACATTCGAGCTGACATGGGAGGCGCAAGTCCCTGAGCAAATACGCCGCAGCGGACGCAACTCGGCAGAGGGCGTTGCTTTCTCGATGACACAATGGTATCCTAAGATGGCACATTTCGATGAGTTCGGATGGCACTTAGACGAATATGTAGGTCGCGAATTCGTTGCTCCTTTCGGGAACTTTGATGTGACTATCCATATCAATAAAGACTATGTAATCGGTTCATCCGGCAAATTACAGAACCCATCGGAAGTGAAGGGTTATGTAAAGAATGCTAAAGTGAAGACGAAGAACAATAAGGCTTCATGGCATTATAAAGCGGAAAACATCCATGACTTCGCATGGGCTGCAGATCCGAAATTTGTGGTCGACTCAGCAAAATCCAAGGGTGGTATTACGGTTTACACGGTATTCTTACCTACCGATGCGACTATCGTTTCAAACTGGAAAACGGCATTAGGCATGGCTACTGATTTCTTCGACTTCACCGCAACGAAGTTCGGTGCCTATCCATGGTCTACTTATACGGTAGTTCAAGGTGGTGATGGTGGAATGGAATATGGTACCGCGACTTTGGTAACAGGAGGTAGAGATCTGAAAGGCTTAGTGGGCGTTATTTTCCACGAAGCGGCACACTCCTGGTATCAGCATCTATTCGGTATCAATGAAACAGTAGACGAGTGGTTCGATGAGGGTTTTACCAGCTACATCGAGGATTTAGCCTATCAGGAATTGTTCTTAAGACCAACAGCTAGAGCACTTAATCCTATTGGCGCGGCCTATAACTCGTATTATAGATTAGCACTTTCGGGCAAAGAGGAACCAATGAGCCTATTGGCGGATTATTATAACACAAACTTTGCTTATAGCACACAGGCTTACAGCAAAGGGGCAGTATTGGCAGAGCAATTAGGCTATATCATTGGAAAAGAAAACCTGCACAAGACTTTCCTTGCCTTCTACGATAAATGGAAATTCAAGCATCCCACGCCAAACGATTTCAAGCGTACTGCTGAAGAAATTTCCGGCATAAATTTGAAATGGTATTTCAATCTATTCTTAAATACTACGCGCAAAATAGACTATGGTATTACGAATATCTCTGATAACGCGTTAACCATCCGTAATAACTCTGATTTTGCGATGCCTATTGATGTGTTGGTAACTTATACCGATGGCAGTAAAGAGTTGTTCTACATTCCGCTACGTGAGATGCGCGGTGAGAAACCAGCAGAAGAGTCATACAGTATCTATCAGGGTGTTAAGCGCACCGTACTGGCCGACTGGTTCTGGACGAAGCCTAGCTATACGATTACACTTCCGAAGAAAGCAAAAGAGGTGGTAATCGATCCGACACAGCGTCTGGCTGATGTAAAACAGGACGATAATGTGTATAAGCCCTAA
- a CDS encoding HlyD family secretion protein, producing the protein MKMTTNRIFCILLIFMLFVALFSCGNKKEEKQQSNKEILEEIKEIKAVGKVVSAKDWTIISSNTSARIKELMIEDGDSVSKGQLLMQLEAGNTDLDVQQAQAQLNSLNKENRTILEDIRKARVYADELKDKYETSKRLYEQDAETKEKMSTDYSNWQQQELTLKGLQQKQQAQQASAYEQQLEIQKAQNTRSDFQIIAASSGVITDLVAKVGQSVQAAMELGKIIDVEHPMVEAEVDELFVNDVKVGQSVLIFPVGRKDQAANGRISYLSPILSEKSILYETANEGQDRRVRKIKIEIEGNNVLTINSKVDCTIRIR; encoded by the coding sequence ATGAAGATGACTACAAATAGAATATTTTGCATACTGTTAATTTTCATGCTTTTCGTAGCACTTTTTTCCTGTGGCAACAAAAAGGAAGAGAAGCAGCAATCCAATAAAGAAATACTTGAAGAAATCAAGGAAATCAAGGCAGTTGGAAAAGTGGTAAGCGCGAAAGATTGGACCATCATTTCCTCCAACACTTCCGCTCGCATCAAAGAACTTATGATAGAGGATGGCGACTCCGTTAGCAAAGGGCAATTGCTCATGCAGCTGGAGGCGGGAAATACTGACCTCGATGTGCAGCAAGCCCAAGCGCAGCTCAATAGCCTAAACAAAGAAAACAGAACAATTCTAGAAGATATACGGAAGGCGAGGGTTTACGCCGATGAACTGAAAGATAAATACGAAACGTCCAAACGTCTGTATGAGCAGGATGCTGAAACCAAAGAAAAGATGAGTACGGATTATTCTAATTGGCAACAACAGGAGCTTACGTTAAAAGGTTTACAGCAAAAACAACAAGCCCAGCAAGCCTCCGCCTACGAGCAGCAGCTTGAAATTCAAAAAGCCCAAAATACAAGATCAGACTTTCAAATCATTGCCGCCTCATCCGGTGTCATTACGGATCTGGTAGCAAAAGTTGGGCAGAGTGTGCAGGCAGCGATGGAGTTAGGGAAAATCATCGATGTAGAGCATCCGATGGTTGAAGCCGAGGTCGATGAGCTTTTTGTGAATGATGTCAAAGTCGGGCAGTCGGTACTGATTTTTCCGGTAGGCCGGAAAGATCAAGCAGCCAATGGACGGATAAGCTACCTTAGCCCGATTCTATCGGAGAAATCTATCTTATATGAAACGGCTAATGAGGGGCAGGATCGTCGCGTTAGAAAGATAAAAATTGAGATTGAAGGAAATAATGTATTAACCATTAATTCTAAAGTTGATTGTACCATAAGGATTAGATAG
- a CDS encoding SusC/RagA family TonB-linked outer membrane protein, with translation MNLSLHRNYRNCTKLGLTLVMCSFLGSLYASKPVDRHSTNPFYSIDATYSNGAIKNENNEAVVGATIRNLTNKAVAGSKLDGSFQIEANSGDVLEISSLGYVTQRVTFNNAPINIILVKEESAIEEVVVTAMGIKQQKRKIGYATQEVKTEVLDQSKTMNIGNALSGQVAGLNVTNPTGIFQKPNFSLRGKKPIIVIDGIVVETDFFDVPSENIANINVLKGTAASTLYGSRGKDGAILITTKSATSENLEVNFTSTNMVTAGFTVFPETQNEYGSGSNGKYEFWDGADGGISDGDMTWGPKLDAGIQVPQWNSPVRNKKTGEIIPWWGDVKGTIYDDRALYERVPTDFVSHNNLKDFLRMGFVNDNNVSLAYKGEKAAVFFTGKYAIQQGQVPNSQLQSGGAILNTSYMFNPSLQLDVNLSYNKVYSPNYPRYGYGPKNHMYTILLWMGNDVNGKELSEHLYVPGQEGFRQANYNYAWYNNPYFAAQELNQQHNRDVLHGQSTLNWQISPKFSLQGRASARQNMTFEDMQSPKSYMNYGDSRNGDYKVWNNKRLDFDADVLATYQDNFGENFGININAGSSTYQRKFNNFYSATDGLIVPQLYALGNTQGPSTSTSFLSEKVIRSVYGSVSFDVLRSTYLNFSARNDWSSALPQGQNSYFYPAVSLSSILSDYFKLPAGIDYLKVYSSLAQVSSDLDPYSTYLTYAKSLTYGATPSVSYPEILANPNINPERSTSFEAGFALSFLNNRVSAEATYYNVGDEFQIQNLPTSGASAFNYKKSNVIDYRTHGVEIMLSINPIKREKFNWDFGVNWSRQIKKVEHIEGAKKFGELKVGDRADSFYATVWQKSADGQVILNPNTRMPIRDSYAKNIGHLEPNWRFGLQNRFNIHDVTVNLDIDGSIGGLINSVTHEKMWWGGKHPSSTKYREAEYSAGKYVYVPEGVIVTGGELKRDVDGHVISDTRQYEKNTQAVSWQTWSQIYPYQARVTEDENKFFANVFDRSFVKLRRLSVGYDINKFIKTDKVKAINASVFGYNLLMWQNIPYLDPDFGDDNNLQDPSSRYIGVSLNFKF, from the coding sequence ATGAATTTATCTTTACACCGTAATTACCGGAATTGCACAAAGCTAGGTCTTACGCTGGTTATGTGTTCTTTTCTGGGCAGCTTGTATGCATCGAAGCCCGTTGATAGACATTCAACTAACCCATTTTATTCCATTGATGCAACCTATTCCAATGGCGCTATTAAAAATGAGAACAACGAAGCGGTTGTTGGGGCGACCATCCGAAACTTGACAAATAAAGCTGTCGCTGGAAGTAAGCTGGATGGGAGTTTTCAAATTGAAGCTAATTCCGGCGATGTGCTGGAGATAAGCTCGCTGGGCTATGTTACTCAACGTGTCACGTTCAACAACGCTCCAATAAATATCATCCTCGTAAAAGAAGAGTCTGCAATCGAAGAGGTCGTTGTGACCGCAATGGGCATCAAACAACAAAAGCGAAAGATCGGATATGCAACGCAGGAGGTAAAAACAGAAGTTTTAGATCAATCTAAAACAATGAATATAGGTAATGCTCTGTCTGGACAAGTGGCTGGTTTAAACGTTACGAATCCGACTGGTATTTTCCAAAAACCCAACTTCTCGCTTCGTGGGAAAAAGCCGATTATCGTTATTGACGGTATTGTAGTAGAAACTGATTTCTTTGATGTTCCAAGTGAAAACATTGCAAACATCAACGTATTGAAAGGTACAGCCGCTTCTACCCTATATGGTTCACGTGGTAAAGACGGTGCCATATTGATTACAACAAAGTCCGCTACATCTGAGAACCTGGAAGTCAACTTCACTTCGACCAATATGGTTACTGCAGGATTTACCGTATTCCCGGAAACACAGAATGAGTATGGTTCTGGTTCTAATGGTAAATATGAGTTCTGGGATGGCGCTGATGGCGGTATCTCTGATGGTGACATGACTTGGGGTCCTAAGCTTGATGCAGGCATTCAAGTACCTCAATGGAATAGCCCCGTTAGAAATAAGAAAACTGGGGAGATCATCCCTTGGTGGGGAGATGTTAAAGGAACTATTTATGACGACCGCGCATTATACGAGCGCGTACCGACAGACTTCGTCTCGCATAACAATCTGAAGGATTTCTTACGCATGGGTTTTGTAAATGACAACAACGTAAGCTTGGCCTACAAAGGTGAAAAAGCCGCTGTATTCTTTACTGGAAAGTATGCGATCCAACAAGGTCAGGTTCCTAACTCACAGTTACAATCAGGAGGTGCAATTTTGAACACATCTTATATGTTCAACCCATCCTTGCAATTGGATGTGAATTTATCTTACAATAAAGTTTATTCGCCAAACTATCCTCGTTACGGCTATGGCCCTAAGAACCACATGTACACCATCTTATTATGGATGGGTAATGACGTGAATGGCAAAGAGTTAAGCGAACATTTATATGTACCAGGTCAAGAAGGGTTCCGCCAAGCGAATTATAACTATGCATGGTACAACAACCCTTATTTCGCAGCACAAGAGTTGAATCAACAGCATAACCGCGATGTATTGCATGGACAGTCTACTTTAAACTGGCAGATATCTCCAAAGTTCTCCTTACAGGGGCGTGCTTCGGCAAGACAAAACATGACTTTTGAAGATATGCAAAGTCCGAAATCTTACATGAACTATGGAGACTCCAGAAACGGTGACTATAAAGTTTGGAACAACAAACGTCTTGATTTCGATGCTGACGTACTAGCAACTTATCAAGATAACTTCGGTGAGAACTTCGGAATCAACATTAATGCTGGTTCTTCCACTTACCAAAGAAAGTTCAATAACTTCTACTCAGCTACTGATGGACTGATCGTACCGCAACTTTATGCTTTGGGAAATACACAAGGTCCTTCGACTTCAACGTCGTTCCTTTCCGAGAAAGTTATTCGTTCGGTTTACGGATCGGTTAGTTTTGATGTCTTAAGATCTACTTACTTAAACTTTTCAGCTAGAAATGACTGGTCTTCGGCATTACCACAAGGTCAGAATTCTTATTTCTATCCAGCGGTATCTTTAAGTTCTATCTTATCTGATTACTTCAAATTACCTGCAGGAATTGACTACTTAAAAGTGTATTCATCGCTTGCGCAGGTATCCAGCGATTTAGATCCATATAGCACATATTTAACTTATGCGAAGAGCTTAACATATGGTGCAACACCATCTGTAAGCTATCCGGAAATCCTTGCTAACCCTAACATTAACCCAGAGCGTTCCACATCCTTTGAAGCTGGTTTTGCTTTATCATTCTTAAATAATAGAGTTAGCGCAGAAGCGACTTATTATAATGTAGGCGATGAGTTTCAAATTCAAAACTTACCAACCTCAGGAGCATCCGCATTCAACTATAAGAAGTCGAATGTCATCGACTACAGAACGCATGGTGTGGAAATAATGTTGAGCATCAACCCGATTAAGAGAGAGAAATTTAACTGGGACTTCGGAGTAAACTGGAGTCGTCAGATTAAGAAAGTTGAGCATATTGAAGGGGCCAAAAAATTTGGTGAGCTTAAGGTTGGCGACCGTGCGGATTCATTCTATGCGACGGTTTGGCAGAAATCTGCTGATGGTCAGGTGATCTTAAATCCAAATACGCGAATGCCAATCCGTGACAGTTATGCAAAAAACATCGGTCATTTAGAGCCAAATTGGAGATTCGGATTACAGAATAGATTCAATATCCATGATGTTACTGTAAATCTAGATATCGACGGCTCAATTGGCGGGTTGATTAACTCTGTTACACATGAAAAAATGTGGTGGGGAGGAAAGCATCCTTCATCGACCAAATATCGCGAAGCAGAATACAGCGCTGGCAAATATGTATATGTACCGGAAGGTGTAATAGTAACTGGTGGTGAATTGAAGAGAGATGTTGATGGTCATGTAATCTCGGACACACGTCAATATGAGAAGAATACACAAGCGGTTAGTTGGCAAACATGGAGTCAAATATATCCTTATCAGGCGCGCGTAACAGAGGATGAGAACAAATTCTTCGCGAACGTATTTGACCGCTCGTTTGTGAAATTGAGACGTCTGTCTGTAGGTTATGATATCAACAAGTTTATCAAAACGGACAAGGTAAAAGCAATTAACGCCTCGGTATTCGGATATAACTTATTGATGTGGCAGAATATTCCTTACCTAGATCCTGACTTTGGTGATGACAACAACTTGCAAGACCCATCATCACGTTACATCGGTGTATCCTTAAACTTTAAATTCTAA
- a CDS encoding TolC family protein, giving the protein MKKIVSVILLILPVWVAAQSLSIEQLWGELSKNNSLQQWQVETAIKQEELSEQKKTRIPVFYIDANLQHNLIIPTTPVPAIAFDPTAPNGAIIPLKFATKWSSKVGVQMEWDIFDPKRTVTQQQKQIEINKSTIEQVRQTEQWRKDATLAYAAVVLASEQYALAVEDSIAYQKILAVVKSRYEEGREGTSEYVQAQQELERKRITLYEAWSVLVDSDLELGRYQDLDTTKVLSSNMQDIRQFIQALQLHNYDLEMLKLDQQMNELQQRSLKKELLPTLKLNAYLGEQFYSNEFRLDRGSDWFGNSFVNLALRIPLSTYFTLQPSLRKNNLQQQLTSLQLEEEQLNDRIQSQQKTVKLQAAEKKLAAYQRIERLALENKATKEKAFHAGRILLTELMQAYASYNQAKKDLWQAEYDHLKIALEE; this is encoded by the coding sequence ATGAAAAAGATTGTATCTGTCATATTGCTTATCCTACCTGTTTGGGTTGCTGCACAATCGCTGAGCATCGAACAATTGTGGGGAGAATTGAGCAAGAACAACAGCTTGCAGCAATGGCAAGTAGAAACGGCGATTAAACAGGAAGAACTAAGTGAACAAAAAAAAACACGCATTCCGGTATTCTATATTGATGCGAATCTGCAGCATAATCTCATTATTCCGACGACGCCGGTTCCGGCGATTGCGTTCGATCCGACTGCACCCAATGGTGCCATTATACCGCTCAAGTTTGCTACCAAATGGTCTTCCAAGGTCGGCGTACAAATGGAATGGGATATTTTCGACCCTAAACGGACCGTCACGCAGCAACAAAAACAAATAGAGATCAATAAATCGACGATCGAGCAAGTACGCCAAACCGAGCAGTGGAGAAAAGATGCAACTCTAGCCTATGCTGCGGTCGTTCTGGCCAGTGAGCAATATGCATTAGCCGTAGAAGACTCCATCGCTTATCAAAAGATACTCGCTGTCGTTAAATCCAGATACGAAGAGGGGAGAGAAGGGACATCCGAATACGTTCAAGCACAGCAGGAACTTGAGCGCAAGCGAATAACACTTTATGAAGCATGGTCTGTATTGGTCGACTCTGATTTAGAACTTGGGCGATATCAAGATTTAGATACGACGAAGGTATTGAGTTCAAATATGCAGGACATCCGTCAATTCATCCAGGCTTTACAACTTCACAACTACGATCTAGAAATGTTGAAGCTCGACCAGCAGATGAATGAGCTGCAGCAGCGATCGCTAAAAAAGGAGCTATTGCCTACCCTTAAGCTAAATGCCTATTTGGGGGAACAGTTTTATAGTAATGAATTCCGGCTCGACAGGGGCTCAGACTGGTTTGGAAATAGCTTTGTGAACCTTGCTTTGCGCATTCCGCTCAGCACCTATTTCACCTTGCAGCCAAGCCTTAGAAAGAATAACCTACAACAGCAATTGACCAGCCTTCAACTGGAAGAAGAACAGTTAAACGATAGGATACAAAGCCAGCAAAAGACTGTAAAATTGCAAGCAGCAGAAAAGAAATTAGCAGCTTATCAGCGGATCGAACGTTTGGCGCTAGAAAATAAAGCGACCAAAGAAAAAGCGTTTCATGCGGGTCGCATCTTATTAACAGAACTTATGCAAGCCTATGCAAGTTATAACCAAGCGAAGAAAGACTTGTGGCAGGCAGAATATGACCATTTGAAAATAGCCTTAGAAGAGTAA
- a CDS encoding ABC transporter permease — protein MLKLAFKFIRYDRAKSVGIIIAIVISIFLIGQQLGLLFFLMGLMGNLVGNAPVQDNEMWIIEAQSNNINSVNSIDQRLVQQIGSLPAVDIAYPVVLAPAQATFLDGKTAAVTLVGSPVPEFIMGPIPNRIAEGEISSLIDPNAVSAETFSAKTWNTELHLDKPIEINGKRAMITLLTRNAQAFGASLMYTSIENARLLGNADPTKVSVIVAKLKEGADKEQIAQDIGQLFPQLQAWDPRKLESSTVREILITSNMGMSFGTLVLFAMISGFFIIGLTLYSSALDRIKDYGTLKAIGAKKGYVNKLIVAQAFLYAIIGYSIAMLLLYGFKFGVANSGLVIQISVGFALFLLFITLIISIGGSLFAVRKISKLEPASVF, from the coding sequence ATGTTGAAATTAGCGTTTAAATTTATTCGGTATGACCGCGCCAAAAGCGTAGGTATTATCATCGCTATTGTGATCAGCATCTTCTTGATCGGTCAACAGTTGGGGCTATTGTTCTTTCTGATGGGCTTGATGGGCAACTTGGTCGGCAATGCGCCGGTTCAGGACAATGAGATGTGGATCATCGAAGCGCAAAGCAATAACATCAATTCGGTAAATAGTATCGACCAGCGATTAGTTCAACAAATTGGTAGCCTTCCTGCCGTCGATATCGCCTATCCTGTGGTCTTGGCACCCGCTCAAGCCACCTTCTTGGATGGGAAAACTGCAGCTGTCACGCTCGTAGGGTCGCCGGTACCTGAGTTTATCATGGGGCCAATCCCCAATCGGATAGCGGAAGGAGAGATCAGTTCGCTCATAGATCCCAATGCCGTATCCGCGGAGACATTTAGTGCAAAGACCTGGAATACCGAGCTCCATTTGGACAAGCCTATCGAAATTAATGGGAAGCGGGCAATGATTACTTTATTAACGAGAAATGCACAAGCCTTCGGTGCTAGCCTGATGTACACCTCGATTGAAAACGCCCGATTGCTAGGCAATGCAGATCCGACCAAAGTAAGCGTAATAGTCGCCAAGCTTAAAGAAGGCGCTGATAAGGAACAGATTGCGCAGGATATTGGGCAACTATTCCCACAATTACAGGCTTGGGATCCCAGAAAGTTGGAAAGCTCTACTGTTCGCGAAATTCTCATTACCTCCAACATGGGGATGAGCTTCGGAACCTTAGTGCTGTTCGCTATGATCAGCGGCTTTTTCATCATTGGCTTGACCCTATACTCTTCGGCATTAGACCGTATCAAAGATTATGGAACACTAAAAGCTATTGGTGCGAAAAAAGGATACGTCAATAAGTTGATCGTCGCGCAGGCCTTCCTTTACGCGATCATTGGCTATAGCATCGCCATGCTGTTATTATACGGCTTTAAGTTCGGTGTCGCCAATTCAGGACTAGTGATCCAAATCAGTGTTGGCTTTGCCTTGTTTTTATTATTTATTACCCTGATAATTTCCATTGGAGGATCCTTGTTCGCCGTTCGGAAGATTTCCAAACTCGAACCTGCCTCGGTATTTTAA
- a CDS encoding ABC transporter ATP-binding protein, whose product MKEEIVKLETVNKIYKTGDTSITALDTTDIGFNSGELTLIMGPSGSGKTTLLSILGFVIYPSSGRVFYKGQEVTELKENALADLRLKEIGFVFQHFNLIEPLNALENVMQPLILQGMDSGKASEKAKKALEEVGLGDRIKNLPKKLSGGQKQRVSIARALVTEPSMILCDEPTASLDAKSAEMIMNELKSLADSGKAVIIVTHDLRLRKFADRVIYVEEGIVSNTIKNEDDYK is encoded by the coding sequence ATGAAAGAAGAGATCGTTAAGTTGGAAACTGTTAATAAAATCTATAAAACCGGAGATACGAGCATCACTGCTTTAGATACGACGGATATAGGTTTCAACAGCGGAGAGCTTACGCTAATAATGGGGCCTTCAGGGAGCGGTAAGACCACTTTGTTATCTATTCTGGGGTTTGTGATCTATCCTTCCTCGGGACGCGTTTTCTACAAAGGCCAGGAGGTGACCGAACTTAAGGAGAATGCACTAGCCGATTTGCGACTTAAAGAGATCGGATTCGTCTTCCAGCATTTTAATCTTATTGAACCTTTAAATGCCTTAGAGAATGTGATGCAACCTTTAATTCTTCAGGGAATGGATTCAGGAAAGGCCTCGGAAAAGGCGAAGAAGGCGCTAGAAGAAGTGGGATTGGGAGATCGTATTAAAAATCTGCCGAAGAAGCTTAGTGGCGGGCAAAAGCAACGGGTTTCAATTGCCAGAGCACTAGTAACCGAGCCGTCGATGATTTTATGTGACGAGCCGACCGCCTCATTAGATGCTAAGAGCGCCGAAATGATCATGAATGAGCTTAAATCGCTCGCAGACTCGGGAAAAGCTGTAATCATTGTCACGCACGATCTACGCCTTCGCAAATTTGCTGATCGCGTAATCTATGTTGAAGAGGGTATCGTGTCAAATACCATAAAAAATGAAGATGACTACAAATAG
- a CDS encoding SusD/RagB family nutrient-binding outer membrane lipoprotein, whose product MKINSYILLALALFLAFTNSSCRKLSEINTNPNESKTTHPQFLLTKIEWDAFNSFKGTGPLYALKMIVQTDGENANQIYAWQRSDFGAYNNLRNVTKMIEEGERMALPEYVGIGKFIRAYYFYNLTLTFGDIPYSEALKGESAGLLTPKYDSQKDVFLGILKELEEANTLLSKVESKINGDIIYNGSASQWRKMVNAYRLKVLMTLSTKEGDATIAPKETFANIVSSQPLFTGSGDDGKLVYLDQAGNRYPEFNSSGYGSGMYVDSTYIKRLQDLKDARLFVLFTRTPEAAKAGKPVNDFKAYEGGDPIKPYGQVNEKATKGLVSKVADRFTKDATNEPSILIGYAEQQFLLAEAVVRGWISGDANTYYEEGIKSGFKFYENYAKNMASYVNESVANTYLAQSSVKLSSVSTKEAKLERILMQKYLRSFHQGGWTAYFDHLRTSYPEFAKSNKNHIAYRWMYPAGEYNNNSANVSAAIASQFGGSDVTTAKPWWLK is encoded by the coding sequence ATGAAAATCAATTCATATATTCTATTGGCGCTTGCCTTGTTCTTAGCATTTACGAATAGTTCATGTCGTAAACTATCGGAGATCAATACCAATCCCAACGAATCCAAAACCACACACCCACAGTTTTTATTAACAAAGATTGAATGGGACGCATTCAACTCCTTTAAAGGTACTGGGCCTTTATACGCATTAAAAATGATCGTACAGACGGACGGCGAAAACGCGAATCAGATTTATGCATGGCAACGTAGCGACTTTGGAGCATATAACAATTTGAGAAACGTAACGAAGATGATCGAGGAGGGCGAGCGTATGGCTCTTCCTGAATATGTTGGGATTGGCAAATTCATCCGTGCTTATTATTTCTACAACTTAACCTTAACTTTCGGAGATATTCCCTATAGCGAAGCTTTAAAAGGAGAGAGCGCTGGTTTGTTAACTCCGAAGTATGATAGCCAAAAAGACGTGTTTTTAGGCATCTTAAAAGAGTTGGAAGAGGCGAATACCTTGTTATCAAAAGTTGAGTCGAAGATTAATGGAGATATCATCTATAACGGGTCGGCTTCACAATGGCGCAAAATGGTAAATGCATACCGCTTAAAAGTGTTGATGACATTATCTACGAAAGAAGGGGATGCGACTATTGCTCCTAAGGAAACGTTTGCAAATATCGTTAGCTCGCAGCCTCTGTTTACAGGATCTGGCGACGATGGAAAATTAGTCTATTTAGACCAGGCAGGAAACCGTTATCCGGAGTTCAACTCAAGTGGTTATGGTTCAGGGATGTATGTAGACTCTACTTACATCAAAAGACTTCAGGACTTAAAAGATGCTCGTTTATTTGTGCTCTTTACGAGGACTCCAGAAGCGGCAAAAGCAGGTAAACCCGTAAATGACTTCAAGGCGTACGAAGGTGGAGACCCGATTAAGCCTTATGGGCAAGTGAATGAGAAAGCGACTAAGGGCTTAGTATCTAAAGTTGCGGACCGTTTTACGAAAGATGCTACGAATGAGCCATCTATATTAATTGGATATGCTGAGCAGCAGTTCCTATTAGCGGAAGCTGTAGTTAGAGGATGGATAAGCGGCGATGCGAATACCTATTATGAGGAAGGCATCAAATCAGGCTTTAAATTCTATGAAAACTACGCTAAGAATATGGCGAGCTATGTGAATGAATCTGTCGCCAATACTTACCTTGCTCAGTCATCAGTTAAATTAAGTTCAGTATCGACGAAAGAAGCTAAGCTTGAGCGAATCCTTATGCAAAAGTATCTTCGTTCTTTTCATCAGGGAGGTTGGACAGCCTATTTTGATCATTTAAGAACCAGCTACCCAGAGTTTGCGAAATCTAACAAAAACCACATTGCTTACCGTTGGATGTACCCAGCGGGCGAATACAACAATAATTCAGCAAACGTATCAGCAGCGATTGCTAGTCAATTCGGCGGTTCTGATGTCACAACGGCAAAACCGTGGTGGTTAAAATAA